One Primulina tabacum isolate GXHZ01 chromosome 10, ASM2559414v2, whole genome shotgun sequence DNA segment encodes these proteins:
- the LOC142506095 gene encoding AUGMIN subunit 1-like isoform X1, with the protein MSESAGRPDAPSSIMGSESSKNSGSTGFDAIRIAEVKAWLVSQFDAAGKDVPDFEYTPRSITHLHNIATRSQAKTQAATIVANDFRQKAAEYHSQAVRIREILEHVGLVQESLPSNVVSYSQVLANVANLLNIRDTELSSFLVAMADLSLRKTAVEEKRAKVQSESKELLDYTRKAIARLTYLKRTLSQLEDEIAPCEAQMEQWNTNVAIMDSKERQYLQQYSNYKAMLNRVGYSPEISHGVLVEMAEHRKDLEKKTKPIQDTLRSYQDLPPDKALAALAIEDKRRQYAAAEKYLEDVLQSALASSE; encoded by the exons ATGAGCGAAAGTGCAGGGCGACCTGATGCTCCTTCCTCGATAATGGGATCGGAATCATCAAAGAACAGTGGTAGCACTGGTTTTGATGCTATTCGAATTGCTGAAGTGAAAGCATGGCTTGTTTCTCAGTTTGATGCAGCAGGGAAAGATGTGCCAGATTTTGAATACACTCCTCGAAGCATTACTCACTTACACAATATTGCCACCCGCTCTCAAGCTAAAACTCAGGCTGCCACCATTGTTGCAAATGACTTCCGTCAAAAAGCAGCTGAGTATCACTCCCAAG CTGTGAGGATAAGAGAGATATTGGAGCACGTGGGGCTGGTGCAAGAGAGTTTGCCATCAAATGTTGTCTCATACTCACAAGTACTTGCCAATGTGGCAAATCTATTGAATATTAGGGACACCGAACTAAGTAG TTTTCTTGTAGCTATGGCAGACCTATCGCTGAGAAAAACTGCAGTTGAAGAAAAGAGGGCTAAAGTGCAGTCGGAGTCCAAAGAACTTCTTGACTACACGCGAAAGGCTATAGCAAGACTAACTTATTTGAAACG AACACTATCACAATTAGAAGATGAGATAGCTCCCTGCGAAGCTCAGATGGAACAGTGGAACACAAATGTAGCCATTATGGACTCCAAGGAAAGGCAATATTTGCAACAGTATTCTAACTATAAG GCAATGCTCAATCGTGTGGGCTACAGCCCTGAGATTAGTCATGGAGTATTGGTTGAAATGGCAGAGCACCGGAAAGACCTAGAGAAGAAAACGAAACCGATACAGGACACCCTGAGAAGCTACCAGGATTTGCCTCCT GATAAGGCGTTGGCTGCATTGGCTATTGAGGATAAAAGGAGGCAGTATGCTGCTGCAGAGAAATATCTTGAAGATGTGTTGCAGTCAGCTCTTGCTTCTTCGGAGTGA
- the LOC142506095 gene encoding AUGMIN subunit 1-like isoform X2, producing MADLSLRKTAVEEKRAKVQSESKELLDYTRKAIARLTYLKRTLSQLEDEIAPCEAQMEQWNTNVAIMDSKERQYLQQYSNYKAMLNRVGYSPEISHGVLVEMAEHRKDLEKKTKPIQDTLRSYQDLPPDKALAALAIEDKRRQYAAAEKYLEDVLQSALASSE from the exons ATGGCAGACCTATCGCTGAGAAAAACTGCAGTTGAAGAAAAGAGGGCTAAAGTGCAGTCGGAGTCCAAAGAACTTCTTGACTACACGCGAAAGGCTATAGCAAGACTAACTTATTTGAAACG AACACTATCACAATTAGAAGATGAGATAGCTCCCTGCGAAGCTCAGATGGAACAGTGGAACACAAATGTAGCCATTATGGACTCCAAGGAAAGGCAATATTTGCAACAGTATTCTAACTATAAG GCAATGCTCAATCGTGTGGGCTACAGCCCTGAGATTAGTCATGGAGTATTGGTTGAAATGGCAGAGCACCGGAAAGACCTAGAGAAGAAAACGAAACCGATACAGGACACCCTGAGAAGCTACCAGGATTTGCCTCCT GATAAGGCGTTGGCTGCATTGGCTATTGAGGATAAAAGGAGGCAGTATGCTGCTGCAGAGAAATATCTTGAAGATGTGTTGCAGTCAGCTCTTGCTTCTTCGGAGTGA